The DNA sequence ACCTGTACTTTGGACGCTCCGTCAGCAAGGAGGTCTTGGGCCGGGTTGGCATGAATTGCCCCCGACTGGTCGAGCTGGTGGTTTGCGCCAACGGCCTGCGCCCTCTGGATGAAGAGCTGATCCGCATTGCAGAGCGCTGCCAGCACCTGACGGCCATCGGCCTGGGGGAGTGTGAGGTTTCCTGCAGCGCCTTCGTGGAGTTCGTCAAGATGTGCGGCCCGCCGTCTGTCCCAGCTCTCCATCATGGAAGAggtcctggttcctgacaacaaGTATGGACTGGATGAGCTCCACTGGGAGGTGTCCAAACATCTGGGCCGCGTCTGGTTCCCCGACATGATGCCCACCTGGTAGACAAGAGATCTCAGTTCAGAGCCACCACCTTCCACCATGCCTACCCACCAGATACAGGTTTTATGGTTCTGCCCAGCGTGTTCAAGAAGAATGACACTACTGTGTATGTTGTTGTATACAATACATGTTAATGATAATTATTAGTTTGCaacttctgtctgtgtgtatctTGGCACATTTTGTGCTGTTAAGTGTGGATTTACCAGAGCCGGCTCTAACTGTATCTACACAAGAACTCGGACTGAGAACCACAGCCCCACTAAACCCACAACAGCAGCTTGTTGATTTTGATTATTGCCTTAGAATTGCAATGTATGGCAGATCAGGTTTTCTTTTGCAAAATGAACTGTGgctttttaatgaactttgATAAAAGTGTTTTGTGTAATACTGAGATGTAAAATTTTGAAATATAATGATTGGGCAGTGTATTCCACTAAGCAGGATTTTAGTTCAGGCAATAAAAAGCCAGACATTAACAAGAGATGATGATGTTAAAAAGGATGCTTGGCTTTAAGTTCTCTGTATAATCAAGAGATTTTATGTGGCCTACCAAcctatagactttttttttctcctctccctAATCTGGTTGACCTCTGACATGAGGCATTTTAATGGCCACATTATAATGtagtatatttttaaaaaaacagcaacggAACACTATGTTCTTTGAAATGTATAATTAAGCTTGGTGACCTGTTATAGGACTAGTTGTAATGAAAACCACTGGGTCCACCAGAGCCCAGAGCGTGCACTCTTCAGAAGGAAGCACCCTGATatttttatactgtatataaatgtatattatttgcTTTGCAGATAAGAAAAGATGCAGATCTGTGTCTTGGTTTGGAGAATCTCCCCATGGcttgtgtattttttatacAAAGATATAGGTGGAAAGTTAATCCGGGTGGCATTTTTTTGCTGTGTCCTTTTATCATATTTGTTTTAGTCCCACATATAAtttatttgatgtaaaacaGCTTTTGTATAAATTTGGTGGATTTCATGTATATAAAGTCAGTGAATCATTCTGTAGCCAATCACTTGATTCCACCCATCTGCTATATGGCTTGTACTGTCAACAGTaattttgtgacatttgtttTGCTGGAAAAGTTTATATTAAATTTGAGGTTTTCGTTTTGAGTTGCTTAAAAGCGTTCTCTGATTTACTGTTAGAAGAACATCTATAAATTCTCACTGCTGAATTTATATGCTGTTCATAGCAATACAGCAGCATAATAGcaaataattaatacaaaaatcaaccagtaataaattattgttgCTATGCAACATATCAGTTAGATCGCTAATTTGTATATTAAGTGTTAGTTGTGGCTGTGAGAATATCAAGTATTTTGCTCAGCCAATTAAATTTTAGAAACGCAGGATTTATAATAGCTTTTAAcgctacagttttttttccatttcacatttatttccacAATTTTCAAGTGCAAATGTTACTTGTACAGttgttaaattaataaaaagtaacCATTAAATGTTTTTCCAGCTAAGCTGTCGTTTCTTCATGATTGAGCCAGTTtgttcagtttttccacttcagAAGTGCCATGTTGCTCTTGCTTCACGCCTTTGTGTTACAGTATTAAAATGTGATGATGTGGTGCTGCATGCTGCACCAGTTTTTAAAATACAGTAGTGATCTTCTGTTTACCCAcaggaaacaaaataaaatctccatctgctgctgtaaAAGTAGCTCTTGTGAAGCTGGCCACAGCAGATCTCAATCTGACGCAAATTTAAAGCAAATGTGCTCAGATATGAGACGGGTGATTTTCTCAAGTGAAATGTATTATGTCATTGAAACCAAGCAAATTCATGCAAAACAGagacaaacaagcaaaacagTGGTCATGTTTGCtagagcccatcccaggatacaagttttgtcatttaaatatcGATGCCTTGTCTGTAAGGACACTATTTTCAAGATGGGCCTAAACACAGTGCTATACAGTAAGCATAGCAGGTCAAATGtgttctcaggatttacataatacacattttaacatATATGTTAAAATATACGTTAacatatatgttaatatatgttAACATATATGTTAAAatgacttttatgctcgctttgaaagagacaacaagcaacctgctgtcaagatcccctcatctaccgaccactcgcccatcatactcacctcctcagatgtttgcactgcactgagtcggataaacgcgcgcagggctgctggaccagacggcatcccggggcgcgtacttagagcatgtgcagagcagctcgctggcgtattcacggacatttttaacatgtctctcgcccaagcagctgttccaacatgcctcaaatccacctccattgtaccagtgccgaaacattctagtccaacatgcctgaatgactaccgccctgtagcactcacacccataatcatgaagtgcttcgagcggttagtcctggcacatctgagggacttcctcccaccaactctggacccacaccagtttgcgtaccgtagcaataggagcacagaggatgcagtctccatagcgctgcactctgtactcacacacctggacaagcaaaacacatatgcacggatgctgtttgttgatttcagctcagcatttaacactgtcatcccctctaagctaatctctaaacttagagccctggacatcaacacctcactttgcaactggattatggactttctgaccagcagaccacagcatgtaaggtcaggccacatccgctccactactgtcacgctcaacactggtgtaccacagggctgtgtgctgagccccttcctctactccctcttcacccatgactgccgacctatgtatggatcaaactccgttattaagtttgcagatgacaccacggtgataggtctcatcgacaacaacgatgagactgcctacagggaggaggtccagcatctggccacttggtgcacagaaaataaccttcttttaaacaccaccaagaccaaggagctcattgtggacttcaggagggagagaagaggctcgcatgatcccatccacatcaatgggatgactgtgcagcctgttacatccttcaagttcctggggacccacatctcagaggacctgtcctggagcattaacacctccagcctggtcaagaaggctcaccagcgcctcttcttcttgagaacattaaaaaagaaccagctacccactaccatcctgttgaacttttaccgctctacaatagagagcatccttaccagctgtctcacagtgtggtatggaagctgcactgttgctgagcgtaaggcgatgcagcgggtggtgaaaactgcccagcgcatcacagggactccacttccatccattgaggaaatccagaggaagcactgtctgcgtcgagctcacagtattcttaaggactcctcccacccggcccacgaactgttctctctcctgccatcaggcagacggttcaggctaccacggacaagaaccagcagacttaggaacagcttttttcccagagctgtttccttgctgaactcctctgccccccccattcactcttgataatcactgcactgcacatatcactttgtactgcacatatcactttgtactgcacatatcaccttatgtatagcacatatcactttatgtatatatatataacttaacttatttgaactgtatcctgcacttgctgcttattgcacttctggttagacctaaactacatttcgttgccctgtacttgtacatgtgtaatgacaataaagttgaatctaatctaatctaatctaatatattaaaacagaaagaacTGATAAACAAAGTTTAACCAAAGTCTGACCATCTTAGGACTTCAGTGTTAAACATGAACCTGATCCCTTGTTGTGGTTgtgtgggttttgaacctgggtcttctggttcataggtgagtgtattacccactaggccactaccacccagatTTTAAAGGCTGCTGATGTTTTAAGATTTAATTTATTACATGCAGTGCTACTCTGTCATAAAGTCATTCTGAACCTGGCTGTGTATGATGATACGTATCATCATACACAGGTcatgatacgattatatcatgacatatactgtacatactgcGAAAGTTCAacgaaaatgtaaaaacagatcTGAAATACAACATGCCGTGATTGTTTCTGTGATGTTTTGCATTTTCGGTAATTGAATGTACCAAgttgtacagcgccatctacaggactgGAGGTTGTAGTTACACGCCGAATCTCATATCTGCTGacttcacaaaacaaaaaaaccactTGACAGGACTACgcggtggactaaatttgtacaatatatagatatttgatatccatgcatccatccatTTAATAGCGTGTATATATATGCAGCAACGTTAGCAACTACACACTTGTCATTTCTCACACTCCTGCCCCGTCATCATGACGTCTTTTTTCTGCGACTTCCGGGTCCGGTCCAAAAATATATACGCTAATGcaacaataaaattaaatgcaaGAAGTAACAGTAGTTAACATAAGGTGTACACCCCCAACAGACAATTAGGAGATAAAATTGTAAGTTCTGTAAGCTAAAAAATGTTAGCGCTAAAAGCTACGACATACGTATATATCACGCGACGGAAGAATTGTCTTCCACAAAACCTGGAAACCGAAAATGAAAAACAGGTtcgtttttaattttaaaaaatatgcataGGATCTCACAAAAGTATAAATGGGTAAATTAATTGTCTCCGTAAAACATCGATGCAACTAAGTGTGCGACAAGGAAGCTTCCATCTCTCGTTTTATAAATAATGTCACCCACGGGAAGCTTGAAATCGGCCCTTTTAGTTTCACTTATTGTAACTTCAATAATAACTAAAAATAACTCCATGCAGCGACCCCCACTAATTCAAACTGTGCTAAtgagagttttttttagttaaaatgGAATGAATTGTGAGTCTGTTTGGATAGTGAAGTTTTATTACGTTTTTTTAAAGTTATTATTAAGTTTTATGTTGTATATTAATTCGATACCCCCTCTCTAGGTTCCACCTGCTTTGTTTCATCATAATAGTGATAGAACCTGGTAAGTTAATTTGCTAAATTAACTGTGGTCTGTGGTTCTATGTAACCAATGGTCTATATCCATTATATTTCTGATtattgtctgtttatttatcaCAGTGAATACAGTCTTGGTGGATGGTTTTGTAGGAGAGACAGCCATCTTACCATGTAATGACACGGTTAGTGACCAAACTGAAGTGTTTTGGCGCTACAAAGGAAAAACACGTGTCTTTAGAATTGCAGCAGGAGGTGGTGTTGCCAGTGGTGACTCACAAGACATGCAGTTCGCAAACAGGATAACTTATT is a window from the Denticeps clupeoides unplaced genomic scaffold, fDenClu1.1, whole genome shotgun sequence genome containing:
- the LOC114773827 gene encoding CD276 antigen homolog isoform X2; amino-acid sequence: MKNRFHLLCFIIIVIEPVNTVLVDGFVGETAILPCNDTVSDQTEVFWRYKGKTRVFRIAAGGGVASGDSQDMQFANRITYFPEEYSKGNFSILLSNLTRNDSGKYTCFVVPSNVVKDVDLNVTANGAAPGPGR
- the LOC114773827 gene encoding CD276 antigen homolog isoform X1; its protein translation is MKNRFHLLCFIIIVIEPVNTVLVDGFVGETAILPCNDTVSDQTEVFWRYKGKTRVFRIAAGGGVASGDSQDMQFANRITYFPEEYSKGNFSILLSNLTRNDSGKYTCFVVPSNVVKDVDLNVTGLGVVNHMAWL